AGCACGGAATTCCACCACGGACGGTGTGTTGTCCGAATCGCCATTGCCGAAGGTGATGTTGCCGTTCGAGTTCAGGAAGAACCCGTTCCACACGCAATTCGGCGTCGTCCCGACGAAGCCGTTGAAGAGGAACTCGAAGCCGCCGGCATTCGCGCCGGTCAGCGTCGGACTCCCGGCTCCATCATCATCATCGCCGCGGTTCGGCGTGTTCTGATCGTCGCCGCCCGCCACCTGATGTCCAGGATCAAGGGCCTCGAAGATGATCGCGGCCTGCGTCGAGCTGTCATCTCCCAGCACCCGCTGGGTCACGCCGAGCGTGATGCCCGCGCCAAGCGGAGCCGCTGCAAGACGGTTGGTGTAGCGCAGGAAGCCGCGCGCCAACCCGGCCAATCCACCCGGAGTGAGGGTGATTTGATCAAGCGGCGCTTGATAGAAAATGTGATCGAAGCGATCACTGTCCCCGTCGCCGACGTTGCCGCCTGAGGCCGGCGGGTTCGGCAGCGTGTCGCCGCGCAGATCAACGAAATCCGCGCGCCGATCCATCGGGCACATATCCTCAAAGCACAGCACTTCACCCAGCATCGGCGAAGGATTCTTGCCAATGCCTGCCGGCGTGCCGCCGCTGATGACGAACACTGTGCCTTCTTCGCTGACTGCCAGTCCGCTATGCAGCGTGTAGTCAATCTGCATATCCACTTGCAGGACGCTGCCGAGCGTGCCCGGCACGACCGCCGTGCCGCCGGCCGGCGGCCTGAGGTCGGGGCCGTTGCCTTCGACGAAGATGCGGAAGACGTTGACGCCGGCCGAAGCGGTCTGGCCCGCCACCGCCGGATCAGCAAAGCCGTCGGCTGCCGGAATCGTGCCGCCGACATTCGCGGTCGCTCCACCTGTGGCGCGGCCCGAGCAGAGGTCAAAAGCGCCGGAGCAGTCGGCGAAGCTGATGACCATGGAAGGCGTGCCGCTGGTGAAGGCCGAAGGCGCCGGGAAGAGGCCCTCGGTCAACTGTTCGAAGCTGACCGCGCCGGGCACGAAGGAGCGGGCGACGGCCGCATAAAGGACGTTGCAAGCACCGGTGGCCAGGCTGACGACGTTGCCGTAGGTGCCTGACGAGCCGCGCCCATAGTTGGTGTTGCGCGCGCCGCCGGAGAGATTAGCCGGACTGGCGGTTGAGCCTACCCAGCTATTGAGGGTCGGCGGATCGGTAATCGGGCCAGCAATGACGCGATTGACGCGCGGGCTGGGGCAACCGGCAACGGTGCGCGAAACTTCGGTCGCCTTGAAGATGGCGCCGCCGGTGAACTGAATCAAGTCCACCAACTGGTAGTACAGCGAGCCGTCGTCATCAACGGCGACGCCGGCGATGTTCGAGAACTTGCTGGCCAAAATCTGGCGCACACCCGCCGGCGCCACTCCGCCCACCACGTCGGTGAAGGCGAAGGCGAAGATGCGGGTGCGAATCGGCTGATTGGCGGAGTTCGAGGAGCAGCCTTCCGTGTCAAGGACCGACACGTAGACGACTTCACCGATTGTGCCGCAGAGGCCGAAATCGCCGAGGTCGGCAACCGGCTGCACGGCGATGCCGGTGACCGTCACCTGGTCGTCGGTGCAGCCAAGTGACCCGGGCGTGATAGCAAAACCGCCGGACGCGCCCGCGTTGACCAGCGCCGGGATATTGATCTGGCGCAAGCCGCCGGCCTCGACCGTGGCGTTGTCATCGTTGTTGTCGGTGCCGACCCAGAGGTTGCCGAGCGAGTCGCCGTAATAGAACACGTTCTCCGCGAAACCGTTAGCGACGGTATGCTCGGAGATGGCGGCGCGCGTCAGCGTCGTGTCGATGTCGGATTCGACAAATGAGAAGTCATCGACTTTCGCTTCGCGGTCGGCAGCGCAATCTTCGCGGCCATCCCAGTCGGCGATCAGCGCGACTTCCGAGAACTGATTATCACGCCCGCCAATCGTCGTGATCAGCGCGGCCGAGAGCGCCGAGTTGGCATTGAGCACCAGCGGCTGGCCCGACTGCGGGGTGAACTCACCGCCGCCATGGTTGCCGCTCTGGGTTTTCTTCGCCAGTAACTGGGCGATTTTCGCAGAGGCATCCGCCGATTTTGAGCGGCGAATGCCCAGAGCCTTAAGTGTCTCAGCTGAAATCTTGCCGCCCACCGATTCCTGAGAGGAATTAGTGGCCTCGACAACATTCGGCTGAACCGCCGCCTCGCCAGGTGCCGCTGTGGCGCGCGCCGGAGCGGCCAATGGCGCTCGTGCGTTCGCCGCAGCGCCCGCGGCGCGGGCTTTGAGGCCCACGAGCGGCACTGCCAGGGCGGCGACAACAACAGCCAGCCCGATCATCAACATGACTCTCTTTATGTTCATCTTCTATCCCTCTCCAAAGTTATTGGGAAAACTGATTCCTTTACCATTACTTTCTCCAGCAATCGCTGGATGCGGTCTGTCAAACGTCTCATCCTTCGGATTCACAATCCGAGCGACAGAGTTCTGAAGCAACCCTGCGCACGCTGATATTTCAATTACGCCTTAATTTCGGCTTCAACCCAGACATACAGCCAAAATGCATGAGGAGGCTGGCTCCTGTTGAGCAATTCGCATTCCCCGAATTGAGCATCTCAGCCGCCCGCTTGAATTTCAGAACGCTTGCCCGATATACAAGATTTTTCGCAGCTTGTGACCTTTTATGGCCAGCAGCCAGAGAGGCAATCGCGTCATCAGCGCGGATACCAAGTTCCCAGGTGGTTGTTCATTCAGTAGCCACTCGGTACTGTTTATCCATAGTAGCCGGTTAAATTCTTGTGTCTCAAGGGCACTGGCAGCGCCCTCCACATTTCAAAGCGTGGTCGCCGGGCCTCCTGCAATCACCATCCCGACCATATGCGGAAATAATAAAGTCGAGCCCTTCTGTTTATCATCTTCGCCGCCGCCATGCAAGCCCGAACGGAGAATCAGGCGGTCGCCGAGGAGATTTATAGCGGCCATTCTTTATCCAGGAATTGCAGGCAGAGCCGTTCCTGTCCGTCATCGCCGATAAAACGGTTACGTAGAATCGCCAGGCCCTCGAAGTGGCGTGCCGCGCAGCTGACGCGCAGCAGATCAAACTCCGGCGGCGCCTTGCGCACGAGGATGCGCAACCCCGTGCGGCTGACGTTTTCGGTCATCGCCTCTTCGCGGATTGGGGTAGGCCATTCGGTGCTGATGTAGTCGAGGCAAATCGGCTCGGCGCGGGCGACGCGCCGGGCGCGACGGCGGTCATTGCCGGCCCAGTGGCGCGTGCGAAAGGTCGCCCAGGGCTTTTCCAGGTAACCCGGCGGCGGATGCTCGCCAATGAATTCAAGGCCGATGACGCGCATGCCCTTCTTCATCGGCTCGATGCGTCGCACCAGCGCGTAGACACTGTAGCTTGTATCCATGAAGCCGTGCGAGCGCAGCTTTGCCGGCAGCGGTAATGATAGGTACAGCACCATGCCATAGCGCACGAGCCGATTGAGCCGCAGGCGCAATCCTGTGCGGCTGACGTCGAGCGTTTCGGCCATCTCGCTCCACTTGCCGACGGCCCCCTGATCAACCCCGACGATGCGCACCGGCAGGGCGAGCTTGAGACGGTCGGTGCGGCGGCGATTATCGGTCGAGCTGATTTTGCCCGATTCGACGTAAGCGGCGCGCGGCGCGGCATGCTGCTGGATGTGGAAGGACTGCGGCGGCGGCGATGGCCGGCTCGCGGCGGGCGCTGATGTTGCGGATGCGGCGGGCGCTGGTGTTGCGGTCGTTGTTGCCCCGGGCGACGCAGCCGAAGAGAGCGCCGCATCATAATCGCGGCGGCGCGCGAAGCTGGCGAGCGCCGCAAACCCTTGCGCAATTTTATTGAACGCCCGCTCGATGCGAGTCAGCATTTCGGCAGGCAGCGAGGCGCTAATCTGATATGGCGGATAAAGGATAGCCAGGGTCTCAGCCAGGGCGCGGTCGAGTTGTTCGCGCGACACGTCGCGCCCGACGCCCAGGGCCTGGTAATAGGTTGTCGCCGTTTCGATGCGCGCCAACAAACGATCCAGGTCGAGGAAGAAAGAGTTTCCTCTGACGCTAAGCGGTAATGGCTCGTTGAACCCAGCAGTTGCCCAATCCGCGGAGGAAGTAGTCCGGCTCAAGCAGGCTCCTTTTGATGAAGCAAGCGACGAATGGTGCGGGGGCAACCGAGCGCGCAAGCGCTGATCAAGCTCATTATGTAGATCGCCGAAAATTTGTCAATGGTGTTATGTTCGCAAAAACCCACCGCCGCCTGTGTAAAATCACATTTCTAACCACGGCGACGCCGCGCCCGCGGGGGCTTTGCCTCCGCCGCCCGCCGGGTGTAAAATATGCGGCCAGAGATCATCAAGGTTACGAACTACGGGAAATGAGCGACGTTTGATTGTCCGTGTGGAGTCGCTCGCGCCACTGAACTTCAAAAACCGGAGGCCCGCTATGCACGCTCTGGCCCGCGTCCTGCTGCTGATGGCCTTAACGCTGAGCGCCCCTGTCTCTGCGCCATCGCAATCCGTTTCGCCGCAGTCAAAAGAAGTGAATGCCGCCGGCACGATCAGCGGTCGCGTCACCATCGCCGGCAAGCCCGCCGCCAATATTCCCGTCGCCGTGATGCCCGACCCGCAGCGCATGCCGCGAGGACGCATCGTTGGCAGCAGCACGACGGACGCCGACGGTCACTTTCAAATCACCCATGTGCCGGCGGGCCGGTTCTATGTCAGGGCGGTCGCGCCCGTTTTTTATAATGAAGCGGAAGGCAATGACTATCCCGGAGGCAGCGCGATCACGCTGGCCGATGGCGAGACGGTCGAAGACATCCACCTCGCCTTGCGGCGCGGCGGCGTCATCACCGGTCGCGTCACGGAAGAGACGGGCCGCCCGCTCATCCAGGAATACATCCACCTCTACCGCATCAACCCGCGGGACGCCCGGCACGAGCCCTACAACCGCAATTACACCGTCATGCAGACGGATGACCGCGGCATCTACCGCATCTACGGCCTGCCGCCGGGCCGCTATCTGGTCAGCGCCGGTATACCTGCGGGCCGCGATGGCAGCGCCAGCATGAGCCGTGGGAACAGCTATTACCCGCAAACCTTTTACCCCAGCGTCCGCGACGAGGCCAAAGCCGGTGAGGTGGAAGTTACAGAAGGCGGCGAGGCCACCGGCATCGACTTGGCCCTGGGCCACACCGAAAAATCTTACACGGCGCTCGTGCGCGTCGTCGCCGACAGCGGCAAGCCGGTGGCCGGCGCGCGTTGCGGCTATGGCACTCAGGACCAGAACGGCAGATTCATGGGCATCTCCGCCATCGGCCCGGAATCGAATGCCGATGGCCAATGCCGAATCGAAGGCGTGGTGCCGGGCAAGTACGTGGCATTTGTAGTTCTGCTCAACGAAACCAGCCCAGCATACGCGAACGGGCCGCCGTCACCGGCGAAGGCGCAAAGCGCCGACAACTACACCTTCGATCCGGCACCTTTTGAGATCACCGACAGCGACGTGAGCGACGTCGAGATCAAGCTGCGTGCCGGCGCCAGCGTCAGCGGCACGGTCGTCATTGAGGGCCTGAGCGAGCAGGAAGCGGCGACGCATTTCCGCGAGCTGAACTTGAACGTTGCTATGGAGGGGCCGATCACCACGCCGCGCTTCAACCGCCCGCAGATCAACGCCGATGGCAGCTTCCGCATCGGCGGGCTGGCGGCGGGCAGAGGCCGCGTCTACCTCTCAAGTTTTCTGGGCCGCAACTTCAGACTGCTGCGCGTCGAGCGCGAGGGCGCTGACCTGACCGCGGGCTTCGACCTTGACGCCGGCGAAAACCTGACCGGCCTGCGGCTGGTCGTCGGCTTTGGGACGGGCGTGATTCGCGGCGAAGTGAAATTCGCAGACGGCCCGCTCCCCGCAGGCTTCCGTGCCTTCGTCACCGTGCGACGCGTCGGCGACAGCCCGCCGCAAAATGCTTTCGCGCAGGTCGATGCGCGCGGGCACTTCGTGGTTGAGGATTTGCTGCCCGGCGAGTACACCCTCACTGCCGGCAGCCGCTCGAAGCCCGTCAACAAAACCGTCAGCGTCACAAACGATAATGAAGCCCAGGTGACCATCGTCCTCGAACGCCCCACGGGTAATAACCAGTGAGCCGCTTTTCACCGGAGGTCGCAGATGAAAAACGCTTTCGCGATTGGCCTGACCCTGTTGATGCTCGGCGCGAGCGCCGGCGCGCAGACCGCGGCGACAAAGTCGGATAAGCGCGCCGGCACGATCAGCGGGCGGCTCACAGACACGGCGAGCCAGCCCATCCCGCACGCTGTCGTTTACGTAACCGGCGCGTCCTCTCAGCGGCGTGAGTCGCGCAACACCAGCACAGACGAGCAGGGCCGCTTCCGCATCACCGACCTGGCGCGCGGCGTCTATAACGTCTTTCCGGTCGCGCCGGGCTACGTGACAGCCGAGGAGGAAACGCCGCGGCGGACGTATCGCGCCGGCGACACCGCCGACTTCACCATGAAGAAAGGTGGCGTCATCACCGGCACGGTCATGACACACACCAACGAGCCGATGACCGATTGCAGCGTCCAGGCCATTCGCGTCCGTGACAAAGACGGCCACGCAGTCACGCTCATCCGCCCATCGGGGGTTGCCAGGGCGGATGATCGCGGCGTCTATCGCATCTACGGCTTATTATCAGGCACCTATGTCGTCTTCGCCTCGGGCAAGCATCCCTTTATCAACGAGCCGAACGTCTATGAGAACGACATGCCGACTTATTACCCATCATCGACGCGCGACACGGCCCAAACCGTCACCGTGCAGGCGGGCGAAGAGGTCAGCGGCATAGCCATTCACTACCGCGGCGAGCGCGGCCATGCCATCAGCGGCAAGATAGCGGGCGTGCCCACGGATGCCGCCAATGCGGGCATTGCGCTGGAACTGTACAACGTCGCGAGCCGCGCGATGGAAGCGCAGAGCTTCGCCGGCGGAAACTTTCCGGGCAGCAGTGGCGACGGCTATGCCTTCTACGGCGTCGCCGACGGTGATTATTTAGTCACGGCGACGACCAACACTTCTAATACGCCGTTCAGAGGCACGGGGCGCGCCTACGTCAAGGTCAGAGGCGCAGACGTCACCGGCACCGATATTACGCTGGCGGCTTATGGCGCAATCGTCGGGACGCTGGCCGTCGAGCCGCTGCGCAACGTCGAAGGCCAGAGCAAGTGCGAGATCAAACGCCTCATGCCGGACGAGATGCTGCTCGAAGCGCGCGCGGAAAAGAAAGCCGCCGAGTTTAACCCGCCGTCGCCCATCGCCCGCCAGGAGGCGCCTTCAGACAAAGGCGCATTCGCCTTCGCCAACCTCGAAGCCGGCCAGTACCGCGTCCTGCCGATGATGCTCGGCGATGATTACTTTGTGCGCTCGATTACACTTCCCGCGCTGGCGAAGAATCAGCCGCCGGTTGACGCCGCCCGCGCGCCGCTGACGGTCAAAGCCGGCGAGCGCCTGAGCGACCTCGCCGTGACGGTCGCCGAAGGCGCGGCGGCGTTGCGCGGTCGTGTAATCCCGGCTACAGAAGGCGCACGCCTGCCCGAGTCCCTGCGCCTGCACCTGGTGCCGGCTGAAAAGGAAGCCGTTGACGACCTGCTGCGCTACTATGAAGCGGAACTGCGGGGCGACAACTTTGAGTTGAAGAACCTGGCGCCGGGCCGCTACTTCGTCATTGCGCGGCGCGCCACCGAGGATGACGCAAGCGCCGACCATCCGCGCCCGGTCGCCTGGGACGCGGAGGCGCGCAAGCGGTTGCGCCAGCGCGCCGAAACGGCCAACGTCACGCTCGAATTGCGGCCCTGCCAGCGGCTCACCGATTACGCGCTCACGTATCAGCCGGCGGCGAAGAAGAAGGCCGAGAGCAATCCGCGGTAAGCCGCTTGCCGCAACCGTGGCGGACGGCTAAACTGATTTTCTGTAGGCCCAATTTTATCTATTGAAGGAGTCCACATGAAGTTCCACAAACTCATCCTCTGTCTGTTCGTTCTCTGCGCCGTGCTGCCGGCCTGCGCGCAGATGAATGGCGCGCGTGAGACCTCGGAAGTCACCATCAAGGGGAAGACGATTTCAGTCAACTATGGCAGCCCGAGCATCAATGGGCCGAGCCTTAAAGGCAAGGATATTTTCACCGTTGCACCCGTCGGCATGGTCTGGAGACTGGGCAAGAATCAAGCGACGGAACTGACCACGACCGGCGATCTCAACGTCGCCGGCAAGACGCTCCCGGCGGGCAAGTACAGCCTCTGGGCGAAGAAGACCGGTGACAATGCCTGGGTTCTCGCCTTCCACCCGAAGACCGGCATCTGGGGCGAGCCGGCGATGAAGGAAGGCTATGTTGCCGAGCTGCCGTTGAAGTCTGAAAAGGTTGCTGATTCCGCCGAGATGCTGAACATCAGCCTGGTTGACATGAAAGGCAAGGCCGGCATCCGTGTTCACTGGGGCACGGCTCTGCTGGTCGGCACGTTCGATGTAAAATAATCGCGCAACCGCTGTCACATATTCAAACACAGGAGAAGGCTGCTCACCGGGCAGCCTTCTTCGTTTTTTAGGGTTGCGGCGCGGTGGCGGCTGGCATCCGAGTTGCCCGTAAATCGGTACGAACCAGCGTTCATTCCATACCGGAGGACAGACATGCTCAAGCGATTTACGGTCATGACCATTCTTGTCGCGTTGCTGTCGCTGGCGGTCGCGCCCGACACCTTCGCCTGCCACAGGCACCGCCGAGCGGTGGCCTATCGCTCGGCTTATTATGGTAACTCGTATTACCGAACGGGCTATTACCCGGCCAGTTATTACCGCACGGGCTACTACAGCCGCCGGCACTACCGGACGGCGGCTTACCGCACGCCGTACCGTTACAGCGGCGTTGCCGGCACGCGCTATTACGCCGTGCGGCGCGGTCACTCGACGCGCAATATGATTTTGACGATTGCCGCGCCGGCGGCGATTGGCGCGGGCCTTGGGGCGGTATTCGGCGGCAAGCGCGGCGCGGGCGTCGGTGCCCTGCTGGGCGGTGGCGGCGGCGCGGCCTATTACCTGCTCAAGCACCGGCGGCGGTATTAACGCCCATTGGAAGTTGATGAGTGATGAGTAAGGAGAAGGTACGGCGCATACGTCTTACCCATCTACTTTTCACTCATCACTCATCACTTCTTGTCATTCACATCTGGCGCAGGCTGGCGGGAATGCGCTACTTTATGGCTTAACTTTAAGCCATGCTGAAAATCATCAATGTCGTTGGCGCGCGCCCGAACTTCATGAAGATCGCCCCGGTGATCGACGAGATGCGCCGCCGCGCCCCGCGCCTCAAGCCGCTGCTGGTGCATACAGGCCAGCACTACGACGCGGCGATGAGCGACTCATTCTTTGCCGACCTCGACATCCCGCGCCCTGATATGAATCTCGAAGTCGGCTCCGCCTCGCACGCCGAGCAGACGGCGCGCATCATGCTGGCTTTCGAGCAAGTCTTGATCGCCGAACGGCCCGACTGGATCGTCGTCGTCGGTGATGTGAATTCGACGATGGCGACGACGCTCGTCGCCTCCAAGATGGCGGTGCGCGTGGCGCACGTCGAAGCCGGTTTGCGCAGCCGCGACCGAGGCATGCCCGAAGAAATCAACCGCCTGGTCACGGATGCGCTCGCCGACCTGTTGCTGACGCCTTCGCGCGACGCCGACGACAACTTGCGGCGCGAAGGCATCGCCCCTGAAAAGATTTGCTTTGTCGGCAATGTGATGATTGACACGCTGTTTCGCAGTCTCGAACGAGCGAAGCAATCGACGGTGCTAGACCATTTCAAGGTCCAGCGCGGCGCCTTCGCGGCCATGACTCTGCACCGCCCCGCGAACGTAGACGACCCGGCAATACTCTCCGGCATTCTCGACGCCCTCGAAGCGATTCAAGAGCGGCTGCCGATCATCTTCCCGGCGCACCCGCGCACGTTGTCACGACTTCAAGCCTTTGGCCTCTTAGAGCGCGCCCGCCGCTTACCGGGGCTGACGCTCACCGAGCCGCTCGGCTACCTCGATTTCTTGCAGCTCTACAGCAACAGCCGGGTGGTGCTGACCGACAGCGGCGGCATACAAGAAGAGACGACGGCGCTCGGTATCCCCTGCCTGACCCTGCGGCATAACACCGAGCGCCCGGTGACCATTAGCGAAGGCACCAACCGGCTGGTCGGCAACGATCCGCAGGTCATCCGGCGCGAAGCCTTTGCGGCGCTCGACAACCCGCCGCCGCGCGGGCGCGTGCCAGAGCGATGGGACGGCCATGCGGCGGCCCGCATCGTTGACGCCATCGAAGCCGCAAGCCGCGCCTGACGGGAAAGCGGCGCGGCGACGCGGCGACGCGGCGATTGATGAGCAAAAGCGAATCACTTGCGGCCCGGTCAAGATCGCGCACCGCAACCATGACGATTAAGCAACCCATCCACAACGATGACTCCGCCGCCGCCTCCCCGCGTCACGGCGTCTCCGCGTCGCTTGAAGGGCTGCTTATCTTCTGGTTTGTCGCCTCGCCCATCGCATCGTTTTACCTGCGCTTCCCGGTTGATAAATCGCTCGTCACCTTCAACCGCGCGGTGATCGTCATTGCGGTCGGGCTGCTGATCGTCAAAGCACTGACGAACCGACGCGGGCAAGCTGAACAGAGGCCGCGCTTCGCTTTCACGGCGACGAAGTTTGAAATCGCATGGGCGATGGTCGCGCTGATCGCTTTGGTCAACGCGGCGTTTCTGTCGAATGATTTCCCCTACGGGCTGAAGCTGGCGATTGATACCTTCGGCCTGCCGCTGGTGATCTTTCATCTCGCTCGCTATCACTTCGACGCGCGTGGCCGCCACCACATGCTTTGGCTGGCCGCCGCGGCGCTGGCGTGGTGCCTGTTCGCCACCGGCGCTTACGAATTGCTCAGAGGCGCGAATCTTTTTCAGTACAAAGGCTCGGAACTCGTGCGTGAAGGCGAGCGGCGTGTCAACGGGCCATTCGCCGCCGATTCGTCTTACGCCATCATCTGCCTGTTGGTCTTCGTGCTGCTTCAGGCCGCGCCGCACCTCTTCCGCTCGAAGCTCGACAAAGTGGCGCGCCTCTTCACCACTGGCGCGCTGATCGCGGCGGCGGTAGCCGTGCTATTGCCCACGTTCCGCTCGGCGGCCCTGGCGCTGTTGGCCTGCTGGTTGATCGTCCGATTTGCCACTCTGAGGAGTGACGCGGCGACGCGGCGACGCGGCGACGCGGCGATGGAAAGACAAAGAGATGGATTGCCGACCTTTGTTTCCCCGCGTCGCCGCGTCGCCGCGTCGCCGCGTCTGTCTTTCGCGGTGTCTGTGATGGCGTTCTTGCTGCTGGCCGGGCTTGGCAGCGCGGCGCTCGGATGGTTTGCGGCGGGCAAGCGCCTGACGAATCCGCGTAACGTCATCGGCAGGCTGGCGACGTGGGAATCAGCGGTAGGTATCACGCTCGACAATCCTGTCGGCGGCGTCGGACTGGCGAATTACCAGTGGGCCTTCGATCAACGATATTTCTATAGCGACACCGAGGCCGAGGCCTTGCTCGACACGACGGCGGCTGACAGTCCGCACTCGAATTTGCTGTGGGTCGCGGCAGAGATGGGCGTGGTCGCGTTTCTGTTGTATGTCATCGCCAATGCCTATCTGTTTCTGATCGGCTGGCGGGCGCTGCGGCGGGCGCAGAGTGGGGGCGCGCGCGCCGCGGCGGCGGCATTCATCGCTCTGTTTGTCGCTTATTGGCTTCCCGGTTTGACGCTGGCGAGCGGCTATTATTCGGACGTCAATCTCTATTTCTTCTTCTTGATGGGCCTGCTATCCAACCCCTCATTCACGGCTGATTCACATGAAGTGAGCGCCGCTTGAGCAGCCGGCCGGGTTAAATCGTATAGGGATGGCGCTTGGCGTAGCTGTACGCCGTGTAAGCCGAAACCAGGTGGCAGACCCAGCCGAACCAGCCGCCGGTGCCCAACCAGATGCCCGGCGTGATAATCAGCCAGAAGATGCCGCGTAAAATCTTGCCGTTATAAATCTGCCCGACGCCGGGAATGAAGAAGCTCAACACCGCGGCGATGCCCGGATTTCTCATCTCACCTGGTCTTAGAATGATATGGCTCATATTTCCCTTCCCGTCAGCTATACGATTGGCGACAGAGTGAAAGTTCAACGCTAACCGCGGACAAATGACGCCGGCTGTTATAATTTCTGCACTCGACAGCCGCCGGGCGTGCGTACTAAGGCATGGTGGGGTGGGAAGGGACGACAACATTGGAAGAGGCGACGGAAGCCCGTATCGAACAGGCGCTGGCACGCTCGGCGGCGGGCGATCAGTTGGCCTTCGCGGAGATTGTGCGCCAGCATCAAGGCATGGTTTTCAGCCTTGCCTATCACTTTCTACGTGACCGGTGGCTGGCAGAGGAGTTGGCTCAAGAAGTGTTCCTGAACCTCCACCAGAACCTCTCTGCCATACAGTCGTCGGCCCACCTCACGTTCTGGCTGCGCAAGGTCACGGCGCACCGCTCGATTGACCAGACGCGCCGCCAGAAAGTGCGCCCGCAGGTGAGCCTCGACGATGTGCCGGAGCCGGCGGCGCCACACGTGGAAGAGGATTTCATGTTGTCGGAAACCTTGCGGCGGCTGGTCGAGACGCTGCCCGACAAGGCGCGTATGGTCGTGGTGCTGCGCTATCAGGAAGATTTGCAACCGGCAGAGATCGCTGAAGTGCTGGACATGCCGGTCAACACGGTGAAGAGTCACTTGCGGCGCTCGCTGGCGCTGCTGCGCGACAAGCTGAGCCGCTCGGTCGGCGAGGCGAGGACCTAAGCCGCGCCCGAAAATTGGAGAAGTCGAACCATGAGCCGTCTTGATGAAGAATTGAAAGTCGCTTTTCAGCGCCGCGAGCCATCGCCGGATTTTGCGGCGCGCGTGCTGGCACGTCTCGACGAAGCGCCCGTAATGCTTGCGCCGCCGAGCCTATGGCAACGC
The Blastocatellia bacterium DNA segment above includes these coding regions:
- a CDS encoding sigma-70 family RNA polymerase sigma factor, yielding MEEATEARIEQALARSAAGDQLAFAEIVRQHQGMVFSLAYHFLRDRWLAEELAQEVFLNLHQNLSAIQSSAHLTFWLRKVTAHRSIDQTRRQKVRPQVSLDDVPEPAAPHVEEDFMLSETLRRLVETLPDKARMVVVLRYQEDLQPAEIAEVLDMPVNTVKSHLRRSLALLRDKLSRSVGEART